In Miscanthus floridulus cultivar M001 chromosome 8, ASM1932011v1, whole genome shotgun sequence, the sequence gagaccagaCAGGAGCACTATCGGGGCActtcggatgaggtattccggggagagCGGATCTCCCCCGACCAGCTGTGCTATGACGTTGGCGaaggagaaggtgaggcggcctaGGTCCTCCCAGGACagtcggggtcccaggaaggcaccgagctagcgctctagcctcccataatcggaGCCAAGAAGCTGGTCGCTCCTGAGGGTGCAGGACTCTGGTGCATGCAGCCGTAGTTCCTCAAGCGTCTCGGCAATCACGTcgaggccggcggagtggagaggttggacggcgacgggagcctgcaccaactcttccccgtcgtgacgatgaagtccatgttcccaaagcgcacgtgcacgcccgggacccagctaacGCCGTgaatagccatccgaggcctgatgtggacgtcgagacgcgcaaaaagcccctacctggcatgccaactgtcgatgttttcggaccaccgacgagtaaatttgtatttccACGTCTGgcttcggatggtgtgctcgaaggacacaaaggtttatactagttcgggcaaaatatccctacatctagtttgctgctgctcgtgttaccggcacttggtttgtagtaggggttacaaacaggcgagagagggaaaagatcctaagtctctggtgaaaggaatgaacgggtgctgagagctcgatcgctgctcagccgtgtgctcgtatcGTGCTCTTGTGCGGATCTATCCCATCCCTTCATAAGgtgccctgcttttccttttataggccaagggaaagcgcgggttacagcggaggaaaaggagaagaacgagagagagaggaaggcttccaAGATCGCCGTGTCCTTCTTCTTTTTCATACGGGTCCcgtcgatcctgtagatgtcaacagggacgactCCACGTCGCAGCCctatccgtcactggcgccatgcgtaggtgtcatctgccggtcatggcgttccattccgtcccggcggacgtcgtggtgaactgacgcgcatgtcagcgttcgtacgagggttaagcagaacagcaccggcacgcccgacactgttcttgatgtgaatccttaggtatggaccgtcatggccacgggttacatcgaggcgtgctagTCTCTTCCCTGATGTCAGAGTTTTGACACTGGCCCATACGCTTGaatctagagtggttggcggcggtacggGTCCCCGTTGGACGAGACTGAAACcgcgcccaaggggtcgggcgagacggagtccgcgGCTTTGGGTGAGAGTGAGACCCCTACGGCCTTggagtcgggcgagacggagcccgctcccaaggggtcgggcgaggcggagtctgcggCTTTGGGTGAGACCCCCGCGGCCGTGgggccgggcgagacggagcccgcatccaaggggtcaggcgaggcggaaagcgcgtccttggggtcgggcgagacggagcccgcacccaaaggGTCGGGCAatgcggagcccgcggccttgggtgagaccccacgaccttggggtcggacgggaccttttaatacgtcttgcttcATCCGAGAAAGTCAGCGTGAGCGCTAActcccttgctttgggtatccctaatatcgatacctgacAGATTGTATTGAATTTTACTGCTCCAACACTTTCTCCTTTCGTTTGATGGTGCTATGACAGGTCTGTAAGAACTAAGAAGCCGTATTTATCTGTTTCCTGTGCTGCATTCATACTTCGATAGTTTCTGCTTCCTTTGGATCCGTTTCACCTTTCCACTTCTCCTAGTGCCATGTATGCTTCTATGCCTTTCCCTTCGGGATTCAATCGCAAGCTACTCCCTCTGTACTAAATTACAAGTCATTCTGACTTTTCTAGGGACTTAGCTTTTATTATGCATCTAAATATCATACGTAGTTTCTAAAATGCTATGCATCTAAATATCatacatagtttttactatgtatctagaaaagtcagaaCGTTTTAGATGTCCTTTTAGTTTTATGTGACAAAGTTGGCCATAAATACAATACCAACTTGTTAACAAGATTTGAAATGCTGCTTGAAGTACATCCAATGAATCAGTTTACAGAGTGTTCATCAGAGTCCGCACTGGCCATGAGATTGTGTAATGTCGAACGAGGAAACACGCATCATTTCAAAAATTCAGAGATACAACAATAATGCACAATATATGAATAAAAGCAGCAAAGGTTACTCTCCGGATATGTACTTACAAAGCCAGAAAATGGTACACGTTCTATGAACTTAAAAAGGtactccctctatttcaaattaagatgttttggcttttctaatacatagcttttactgtgtatttagatatacactatgtttagatacatatagtagaaataatatatttagaaaaaaaaaaccaaaatatcttataatttggaatggagggagtatcatCATTCTAACACTTCGATTTGTTCAATGAACATTTTTACAATACAAAGCTGaaatcaaaatgaattttctaacGAAGTGAGACCACTGGCATTGCTACATGTCTACTGCCAACGGCTGTGCAAACGTTACTTCGTTTCTCTTCTCTACAAACAAGCATGTTAGGCACATTGACGCTGTTCTGGTCCTCTGTAAACAAAAGAAGACGATATCACTTTGGCTGACTGTCCTGCACGATTGGATGCAGCAAGGAGAAGATCAACTTGTACCCTGAATGCAAGAGCTGGATGAATGGTATGCACAATAAATTGAAGTCACATTGCTGTTGATTCCTCAAATGGCAGTCTCAGCCTTGTCTGAATGACGAATCGTGTCCAAACGAAGATTAGCTGGTGGTGGATCTGTAGTCTCGTTAGTTCGGTGATGGAACAGTTTAGCTATCGCTCTTCTTTCGCAGTCCTGTTTCGACAACAAATCGACATCCATAGTATTAGATAGTCTATGCAAACCCGTTAATAAATGCGATGGTGATTACTTTGTTCTGCAGAATTGCCTTTTTGGGACCCTAAGCAGTAAACTACAATTCTCTACTAATATATGGTCCTAGCAATTCAATATGCAATAGCATGGATTGTTGCACCCAGTTATTGCCTACAGAGAAGGAATTCAGGAAAAGAAACAGGGCTTTGCCAGCAACTCTTACATACACACTAGACCCCTAATTTGATGGTGCTGGGTAGCCACATGGTGTCATATAGTTTAAGTACATAGGGCCAAATGTCCTCAACTATTTTTTAGACTTATTGACTCGGTCTCTGTACATGCTGAAATGCATTGATTGTTGCTATTACCTTAAACATATTTAGGTGAAAAGGTTTCCCTGGATTCGTTCTCCTGAGCTTCAAATAAGTGTATGTAAAACTCAATTGATCACGTGAGGTAAAACGGTTTACTTCGTTAAACCAAAGGCATGAAAACAAGTTAGACATTGGTGTATGGGCACGCACAATGAATGATCCTTCAGGTACATCTGCAAAAGTTCATGTACAGGGTCAACTCTTGGGCCAATCAAGAAATATATACTTCTAAGTCATTAACTAAACAATATGCAGCCTGtttgcttggtcgtaaacgatcgtggattataagccagaacagtatttttctcacacaccaaaccagccaacagtaataatccacgatcgtttcagccgaaacgaacaggctgatgataGGATACATACAGCTTGGAAGAACAGGCAGTTGGCCAGAGTTATTAAACTTGACAAGACCATCAGACTGGTAAAAGTGAAATTGCTCATCAATAGCAGTATGATTGTACTTGTTCAACCGCTTGTTTTGGAGTACTTCCTCCCATACACAAGAGCGATCATAGTGCATTGAGATGGCATATTCTACTTTCTTTCTCCATAAGAAATACTCAATGATAAGCATTGGATCAGCATGGAAGCGCAGTTTGCTATCCAACCATATAGAATACCTAGAAAGAAAAATACCTTCAGTTAACCCAGGTGAGAAAATACTAACTCATTTCACAAGAGAAAATTTCTTTAGCCAGAAAACAATGCCATTTTGTTATAGAGCACTCCTTTTTAGGCTCTTGATGCCTATATGAATAATAACCTTAAACTTATAAAGATTATGTTTGTAGATTTTGAAAAATACTTCCGTAATACTACAATTTTACAAGGCTTTTTAACTTTTATTTGATCAAGAGTTTATAACTATATTACTATAGAAATTAATGTTCAATGTTGCATTCTGAACAATATGTCCAGACAACGGACAACGCGCTTTTGTGATCGCAGTGTCCGGGGCATACGCATTATTATTaacaaaataggaaaaagaaAATTCGCTGCAACATAAAGCAAAGTAAGAAGCCCTAGTTACAATCAGAGCTGGTGGGATGACAAGCACTAACCAGTTAGTAGGCAGTACTTGTAGGATTTTTTGGATTTAATAGAATTTATTGTTAGAGCAAAGACATTGCTGGTAATAAAAAAATTCACTGCGCAATTAAATACGATACGCATACTTCCTTGAAGACTTACATGGCAGATGGGAAGAGTCGATGAGCTAGAAATTTTGGCACCTTCCCAGCTCTTCGCATATCTTCGTATGGTAAGTTCTTAACTATGACACTTCTCCATAAGCCTATGAATCCATTTCCATCAGGCATATGTCCTTCAGAGGAAAGGGTTGCCAGTGTTAGCTCATCCATGAACATGACGAAGCACACATTCTTCTTAGCGTAAGAGCCAATCTGTGAGAGTTTATGGCACATCATACAATTACTATAGAACTTATAAAAAACAAGAAATATTCATGAAATAAAAGATTGATAAGGAGTGAAGGCCAATGAATAATTTACCATCATGACAGAACATGAAATCAACTAGAAGAATAAACCTTATACTTAAGCCATTTTGCTACTCGAAAACAAGCTATTAGCTATAGCACATGGATGATCAGGCTCATCCATACAGAAGAGATTAGAAAATCACCCTGCTTTTAGTTGGTCTCCTCAAGTAATCAGAGCTTCCAAAAATACATGATGATACAGCAACATGGCAGGTAGCCATATACCTTCTATCATTTTCATCCAAATCAAATCCAGTACTAGGGTAATCATCTGGTCCTCTAACAAAACCGCAGTGGAGGGTTTGGTCTTTAGCATGGTATGTCTCTTCTCTATCCCCAAGACTCTGGTGTCCACCAAACACTGGTTCGAAGAAGCCATTACCAAGCAATACTTTTTCCTTCAATATATAGCTCAAAGAAAACTGTGTAAAATTCCCGTAGTGAGCAGGCTCCACAAGATCATCAACTGATGGCAAAAACTGAATATCGCATGGTGCATCTGCAATGTTTTGGTAAGTAAACAGAAACCTCTGTAACATATTTTTTTTAGCATATATAAGGTAGGGTCCTATCGGATTTTTTTATATTAACTTGTAATAAACAATACTGTTTGTGTGCAAT encodes:
- the LOC136474824 gene encoding probable hexosyltransferase MUCI70, with product MPELRLPITAPDAAGSRRHSRRLRRRCRLILLLVLSLALLSLAYLSFSSHANLPIHAMHHGLSNRENLLKWNGQGYSPDVTNISMTKVELEPPKSRKKPHKRYAPCDIQFLPSVDDLVEPAHYGNFTQFSLSYILKEKVLLGNGFFEPVFGGHQSLGDREETYHAKDQTLHCGFVRGPDDYPSTGFDLDENDRRYMATCHVAVSSCIFGSSDYLRRPTKSRIGSYAKKNVCFVMFMDELTLATLSSEGHMPDGNGFIGLWRSVIVKNLPYEDMRRAGKVPKFLAHRLFPSAMYSIWLDSKLRFHADPMLIIEYFLWRKKVEYAISMHYDRSCVWEEVLQNKRLNKYNHTAIDEQFHFYQSDGLVKFNNSGQLPVLPSYVPEGSFIVRAHTPMSNLFSCLWFNEVNRFTSRDQLSFTYTYLKLRRTNPGKPFHLNMFKDCERRAIAKLFHHRTNETTDPPPANLRLDTIRHSDKAETAI